The following coding sequences are from one uncultured Desulfobacter sp. window:
- the tnpB gene encoding IS66 family insertion sequence element accessory protein TnpB (TnpB, as the term is used for proteins encoded by IS66 family insertion elements, is considered an accessory protein, since TnpC, encoded by a neighboring gene, is a DDE family transposase.) yields MMNFPPDTKVYLAVGTTDMRKAINGLSIIVSERMQLDIFSGSLFVFCNRAQTILKILYWDKNGFCLWQKRLEKDRFKWPNSPKDVMDITSRELTWLVDGLNINQAHKPLKYSMIF; encoded by the coding sequence ATGATGAACTTTCCACCAGACACAAAAGTCTATCTGGCTGTGGGTACTACTGACATGCGCAAAGCGATTAACGGCCTTTCCATTATCGTAAGCGAACGAATGCAGTTGGATATATTTTCAGGGTCCCTGTTTGTGTTCTGCAACCGAGCACAAACCATTTTAAAAATTTTATACTGGGATAAAAACGGTTTTTGCCTGTGGCAAAAGCGTCTTGAAAAAGACCGGTTCAAATGGCCGAATTCACCAAAAGATGTCATGGATATTACAAGCCGGGAACTGACCTGGCTGGTCGATGGACTGAATATAAATCAGGCTCATAAGCCCCTAAAATACTCTATGATTTTTTAG
- a CDS encoding response regulator produces the protein MSGVKTPLTKHKKLSSAIIEENVRRAIEKIKGSQILLVEDNEINQEVIQALLVPSNIRVETGANGLQLLDIIEDDGFGGVLMDCRMPVMDGYEATREIRVQEKFKYLPVLAITANAMVGDRQKVLDAGMNDHIAKPMDPDKMFLTMAKWIPGKNI, from the coding sequence TTGAGTGGGGTTAAAACACCGCTTACGAAACATAAAAAATTATCCAGTGCAATCATTGAAGAAAATGTTCGCCGGGCAATCGAAAAAATAAAAGGCAGCCAAATCCTCCTGGTTGAAGATAATGAGATCAACCAGGAAGTGATTCAAGCACTTTTAGTCCCCAGCAATATTCGTGTGGAAACAGGCGCCAATGGACTGCAATTGCTTGATATAATAGAGGATGATGGATTTGGCGGTGTTTTGATGGACTGCCGGATGCCGGTCATGGATGGGTATGAAGCCACCCGGGAAATCCGGGTCCAGGAAAAATTTAAATATTTACCCGTCCTTGCCATCACTGCCAATGCCATGGTGGGGGACAGGCAAAAGGTGCTGGACGCCGGCATGAACGATCATATTGCCAAACCCATGGACCCGGACAAAATGTTTTTGACCATGGCCAAGTGGATCCCAGGGAAAAACATTTAA
- a CDS encoding IS66 family transposase, with protein sequence MTRDTLKDAESLDEVKEIALNLFDENIILQEQIKSLQDRLFGRKSEKTPKDGEQMSLFDMPEPDLSILNEDDTVTITEHSRKKRGRKPLTADLPRVDVVHKLSENDRKCDCGCLKDKIGEEVSEQLDYIPAKVRVIRNIRYKYACKNCEGVEDEGPTVSIARMPDQIIPKSIATPGLLAHILTAKFADALPFYRQEKHFARIGIELARSTMCKWGMKVADACEIIIGMMKDDILANPMIGIDETPLQVLKGPRKSKSYMWIFRGGPPDKPIILFEYHPTRSGDVVSTFLNGYKGIVQTDGYAGYDFLDTKKDIVHVGCWVHARRKFKEVTKALGNKANSSGNAGSALLYISKLYKIEKEAREQGFSAEQLYNKRQSQAVPILTEFKKWLDDRVNKVPPKSLLGKAINYTIGQWPRLVQYTTEGFIRPDNNLVENAIRPFVIGRKNWLFSDTVQGAKASAAIYSLIETAKSNGLEPYWYLKYLFQHLPEAMTNDDFQALLPYNVKKEKISESVPC encoded by the coding sequence ATGACAAGAGACACTCTCAAAGATGCTGAAAGCCTGGATGAAGTCAAAGAAATCGCTCTGAATTTGTTTGATGAAAACATAATTCTTCAAGAGCAGATTAAATCCCTCCAGGACAGACTTTTTGGTCGTAAATCAGAAAAAACGCCCAAAGATGGCGAACAAATGTCTCTTTTTGATATGCCGGAACCCGATCTTTCGATTCTGAATGAAGATGATACCGTCACCATTACAGAGCATTCCCGCAAAAAACGCGGCCGCAAACCACTGACCGCAGATCTTCCCCGTGTCGATGTTGTTCATAAACTCAGTGAGAATGACAGAAAATGCGATTGCGGCTGCTTGAAAGATAAAATCGGTGAAGAAGTCTCTGAGCAGCTTGATTACATCCCAGCCAAGGTTCGGGTGATTAGAAATATCCGGTATAAATACGCCTGTAAAAATTGCGAGGGGGTTGAAGATGAAGGCCCCACCGTATCTATTGCCAGGATGCCGGATCAGATTATTCCCAAAAGTATTGCCACTCCGGGACTGCTTGCCCATATCCTGACCGCCAAATTTGCAGATGCTTTGCCGTTTTATCGTCAAGAAAAGCATTTTGCCAGAATCGGCATTGAGCTTGCCAGATCAACCATGTGTAAATGGGGCATGAAAGTGGCAGATGCCTGTGAAATTATCATCGGCATGATGAAGGACGACATCCTGGCCAACCCCATGATTGGTATTGATGAAACTCCTCTCCAAGTTTTAAAGGGACCACGGAAATCCAAATCTTATATGTGGATTTTCAGGGGTGGACCACCAGACAAGCCGATTATCCTGTTCGAATATCACCCGACACGGTCTGGGGATGTGGTTTCAACATTTTTGAACGGTTATAAGGGCATCGTCCAGACGGACGGATATGCTGGGTATGATTTCCTGGATACCAAAAAAGATATTGTTCATGTTGGGTGCTGGGTTCATGCTCGTCGGAAGTTTAAAGAGGTAACAAAAGCGCTTGGCAACAAGGCAAATTCTTCCGGAAATGCCGGTTCGGCATTGTTGTATATCAGCAAGCTTTATAAAATTGAAAAAGAAGCACGGGAACAAGGGTTTTCTGCGGAACAATTGTACAATAAGAGACAATCCCAGGCGGTTCCAATTCTTACCGAGTTTAAGAAGTGGCTTGATGATAGAGTAAACAAGGTTCCTCCCAAAAGCCTGCTTGGCAAGGCGATCAATTATACCATCGGCCAATGGCCCCGATTGGTCCAATACACAACTGAAGGGTTCATTCGACCGGACAACAATTTGGTTGAAAATGCCATCCGGCCTTTTGTCATCGGTCGTAAAAACTGGCTGTTTTCTGATACGGTTCAAGGTGCAAAGGCGAGTGCGGCAATTTACAGTTTGATAGAGACTGCAAAATCCAATGGACTGGAACCGTACTGGTATCTCAAGTACCTGTTTCAGCATCTGCCTGAGGCAATGACAAATGATGATTTTCAAGCGTTGCTCCCCTATAATGTGAAAAAAGAAAAAATTTCTGAATCTGTCCCGTGTTGA
- a CDS encoding adenosine deaminase — translation MNAFILGIPKAELHLHIEGTLEPETLFRLAKRNNISIKFDSVDELRQAYQFNNLQSFLDIYYAGAGVLQNESDFYELTWEYLLKAKDQNVRHVEIFFDPQTHTERGIAFETVITGIYQALLDGARDLDISFCLIMCFLRHLSEPEAMETLSQALEFKDKITAVGLDSSETGHPPSKFSRVFEKARKEGFITVAHAGEEGPPEYIWEALDDLKVQRIDHGVRALEDTSLINELKHRQIPLTVCPLSNIKLCVFEEMKEHNFKQLFDQGLCLTVNSDDPAYFGGYVAENYLAVQNAFQLTPNDIAQLAINSFNASFISRDKKESYIDQINRFMAE, via the coding sequence ATGAATGCATTTATTCTGGGGATTCCCAAAGCGGAACTGCATCTTCATATTGAAGGGACCTTGGAGCCTGAGACATTGTTTCGCCTGGCCAAAAGAAACAATATTTCCATTAAGTTCGATTCTGTGGACGAACTGCGGCAGGCCTATCAGTTCAATAACCTGCAGTCTTTTTTGGATATTTATTACGCAGGCGCAGGCGTCCTTCAAAATGAGAGCGATTTTTACGAACTGACATGGGAATATCTGCTCAAGGCAAAAGATCAAAACGTCCGTCACGTTGAAATCTTTTTTGATCCCCAGACCCATACCGAGCGGGGCATTGCCTTTGAAACGGTCATCACCGGGATTTATCAGGCGTTGTTGGATGGGGCCCGGGATCTGGATATCTCCTTTTGCCTGATCATGTGTTTTTTACGTCATCTGTCCGAACCCGAGGCGATGGAAACCCTCTCCCAGGCTTTGGAATTCAAAGATAAGATTACGGCTGTGGGCCTTGATTCCTCCGAAACCGGGCATCCACCGTCCAAATTCAGTCGTGTTTTTGAAAAAGCACGAAAAGAGGGCTTTATAACCGTGGCCCATGCCGGAGAGGAGGGGCCGCCGGAATATATATGGGAAGCCCTTGATGATCTTAAAGTCCAACGTATTGATCATGGGGTGAGAGCCCTTGAAGACACCTCGCTTATCAATGAACTCAAACACCGGCAAATCCCGTTAACGGTATGCCCCCTCTCCAATATTAAGCTGTGTGTGTTTGAAGAGATGAAAGAACATAATTTTAAGCAACTGTTTGACCAGGGCCTTTGCCTGACGGTCAATTCAGATGATCCTGCATACTTTGGAGGATATGTTGCTGAAAATTATCTGGCCGTACAAAACGCGTTTCAGCTGACGCCGAACGATATTGCGCAGCTGGCGATCAACTCTTTTAATGCGTCTTTTATCAGCCGGGATAAAAAAGAGTCCTATATTGATCAGATAAATAGATTTATGGCGGAATAA
- a CDS encoding MFS transporter, giving the protein MNKSAILFILSAAVGVSMMGLGIIWPLIPIYAVELGAGGFLVGLIVASFNISRTILSPFSGQISDRWGRKRFIASGLFIYALLSVFYVLPENAETLILIRLFHGMASLLVVPVAMALAADIAPPRKLGVYMGTLNMAIMIGLGFGPVMGGTIRDTLGFNAAFYIMGGLALITALIVVVFLPADKAHLGDIKRAKPYPFTKIMANKTAAGIFIMRFFAASGQGSVYTFLPILAMQLELSSSQVGVILTMNIFLIAFLQRASGGLADRINPKHLIIYGTFACGITVLGMPFVHGFIPILILNILMGMANGLSLPGGLVITGRLGQTMGMASIMSLNDAAWGLGFIVSPILSGLILDWIGVSYVFIVGSLLILLGGAAVTVFLWDYDNAVMAI; this is encoded by the coding sequence ATGAACAAATCTGCTATTCTCTTTATCCTGTCTGCTGCCGTGGGGGTGTCGATGATGGGGCTTGGCATCATCTGGCCTTTGATCCCGATTTATGCGGTGGAGCTTGGGGCCGGGGGTTTTCTGGTGGGCCTGATCGTTGCCAGTTTCAATATTTCAAGAACTATTTTAAGCCCTTTCAGCGGACAGATATCGGATAGATGGGGAAGAAAACGGTTCATTGCATCGGGCCTGTTCATCTATGCACTCCTCTCTGTTTTTTATGTACTGCCTGAAAATGCCGAAACCCTGATCCTGATCAGGCTGTTTCACGGTATGGCCTCACTTCTGGTGGTGCCGGTGGCCATGGCACTGGCGGCGGACATTGCACCGCCTCGAAAGCTTGGGGTCTACATGGGAACGTTGAACATGGCCATCATGATCGGTCTGGGTTTCGGCCCTGTCATGGGCGGTACAATCCGGGACACCCTCGGCTTTAACGCCGCTTTTTACATCATGGGAGGCCTGGCCCTGATCACCGCTTTAATCGTGGTAGTTTTCCTGCCTGCGGACAAAGCCCATCTTGGAGATATAAAGCGGGCCAAGCCCTACCCATTCACAAAAATAATGGCCAACAAAACCGCCGCCGGCATCTTTATTATGCGTTTTTTCGCAGCCTCGGGCCAGGGATCGGTGTATACGTTTCTGCCCATTTTAGCCATGCAGTTAGAACTATCAAGCTCCCAGGTTGGCGTCATTTTAACCATGAATATCTTTTTGATTGCCTTTCTCCAGCGGGCAAGCGGCGGGCTTGCCGACCGGATCAATCCCAAACATCTGATCATTTACGGCACCTTTGCCTGCGGCATAACCGTCCTGGGCATGCCCTTTGTTCACGGATTTATTCCGATTCTGATCCTAAATATTCTCATGGGTATGGCCAACGGCCTGTCTTTACCCGGCGGCCTGGTCATCACCGGCCGGCTCGGACAGACCATGGGCATGGCATCTATTATGAGCCTCAACGATGCGGCCTGGGGGCTGGGATTCATCGTTTCCCCCATCCTTTCCGGACTTATCCTCGACTGGATCGGCGTATCCTACGTTTTTATCGTCGGCAGCCTTTTAATCCTTTTGGGGGGCGCAGCCGTAACCGTCTTTTTATGGGATTATGACAATGCGGTCATGGCGATCTGA
- a CDS encoding class I SAM-dependent methyltransferase, translating to MTETNWTKTRNPKFDKDGARHMDRIAKTAFKPIYPVIAKNAIDVTGVMRGRCLDMGTGPGMLAIAVANAAPDMAVTAFDFSDDALEIARENIREAGLEGQVTTAAGDVHAMPFETGEFDLIVSRGSMFFWADLEDAFSQILRVLSPGGKTYIGGGFGSRELKAHVIQEMAKIDPSWDCYAKKKSGGDGIRRFERMFDELNCSDYQIIDDDTGFWIVLSNMA from the coding sequence ATGACTGAAACAAATTGGACCAAAACAAGAAACCCCAAATTTGACAAAGATGGTGCACGTCACATGGACCGGATCGCCAAGACGGCATTTAAACCTATCTATCCGGTGATTGCCAAAAATGCCATTGATGTTACCGGCGTGATGCGGGGCCGGTGCCTGGACATGGGCACAGGCCCCGGTATGCTGGCCATTGCCGTGGCAAACGCTGCGCCTGATATGGCGGTGACCGCCTTTGACTTTAGCGATGACGCCCTGGAAATTGCCCGGGAAAATATTCGTGAGGCGGGCCTTGAAGGCCAGGTAACCACTGCAGCTGGCGATGTGCATGCCATGCCCTTTGAAACCGGGGAATTTGATCTCATTGTCAGCCGGGGATCCATGTTTTTCTGGGCGGATTTGGAAGATGCGTTCAGCCAAATTTTAAGGGTCCTTTCCCCAGGTGGCAAAACCTATATCGGCGGGGGATTCGGAAGTCGTGAGCTCAAAGCCCACGTCATCCAGGAGATGGCCAAGATCGATCCCTCCTGGGACTGCTACGCCAAGAAGAAAAGCGGCGGCGACGGCATCAGGCGGTTTGAACGTATGTTTGATGAACTTAACTGCAGCGACTACCAGATCATTGATGATGACACAGGTTTCTGGATTGTGCTGTCGAACATGGCCTAG
- a CDS encoding IS66 family insertion sequence element accessory protein TnpB produces the protein MPRSRKATNERLSSYWKSNIERWEASGLTQTEYCRRNDLSKDRFTYWKRKFKGQDRPVEFIQLPMPANIHTTGLKLNLGQGVQIEIPDGFTSETLERVLAALRAIS, from the coding sequence ATGCCAAGATCAAGAAAAGCAACAAATGAAAGACTTAGCAGTTACTGGAAATCAAACATCGAACGCTGGGAGGCATCAGGGCTGACCCAGACAGAATATTGCAGACGCAATGACCTGTCCAAGGACAGGTTCACATATTGGAAAAGAAAATTTAAAGGACAGGATCGTCCTGTGGAATTCATCCAGTTGCCGATGCCTGCCAATATTCATACGACCGGGTTGAAGTTGAACCTTGGTCAGGGGGTACAAATAGAAATCCCGGACGGTTTCACCAGCGAGACGCTTGAAAGGGTTCTTGCAGCCTTGAGAGCTATCTCATGA
- a CDS encoding Maf family protein, which yields MKHINKEEIILASGSPRRKELMTQAGIDFKIHVADIDESKVDVGIAPENYVSLLSKIKAQAVAPSYPDAWIIGADTIVALDNTILGKPVGHQQAKSMLSRLSNRKHNVFTAFTIMKAKGDDVVTRVVNTQVRFKDLSSDEINWYAGTNEPYDKAGGYGIQGIGAFLVKEISGSYTNVVGLPVCELIDALTSLGAISFKKE from the coding sequence ATGAAACATATAAACAAAGAAGAAATTATTCTTGCCTCGGGCTCACCGCGCAGAAAAGAACTGATGACCCAGGCAGGTATAGATTTTAAAATTCATGTGGCGGATATCGATGAGTCTAAAGTTGATGTGGGTATCGCCCCAGAAAATTATGTTAGTTTGTTGTCCAAAATAAAGGCCCAGGCCGTGGCACCCAGCTATCCTGACGCCTGGATCATCGGCGCGGACACGATTGTGGCCCTTGATAATACCATTTTAGGAAAACCTGTCGGCCACCAGCAGGCCAAGAGTATGTTAAGCCGGCTCAGCAACAGAAAACACAATGTATTCACAGCCTTCACCATTATGAAAGCCAAGGGAGATGACGTGGTGACCCGGGTTGTAAACACCCAGGTACGGTTTAAGGACTTGTCCAGTGATGAAATCAACTGGTACGCAGGCACCAACGAGCCCTATGACAAGGCCGGAGGGTATGGTATTCAAGGTATTGGCGCCTTTCTGGTCAAAGAGATATCCGGCTCCTATACCAACGTTGTGGGCCTGCCCGTGTGTGAACTCATTGATGCCCTGACATCTTTAGGGGCAATCAGTTTTAAGAAAGAATAA
- a CDS encoding PPC domain-containing DNA-binding protein encodes MKYSQAKQGRIYVIRLEDGDIIHEELERFAKEKSIKAAALTILGGADEKSRLIVGPEHGRTQTITPMELVLNNVNEIVGTGTIFPNEQGEAKLHMHIACGREESTVTGCVRNGVRTWHILEVILFELIETDAVRVFDPTTGFELLNP; translated from the coding sequence ATGAAATACTCACAGGCAAAACAGGGAAGAATATACGTTATTCGTCTTGAAGACGGAGATATCATTCACGAAGAACTTGAACGGTTTGCCAAAGAGAAATCTATAAAAGCCGCGGCGTTAACCATTCTCGGCGGGGCGGACGAAAAAAGCAGGCTGATTGTTGGACCCGAACATGGCCGGACACAGACCATTACCCCCATGGAACTTGTTCTCAACAATGTGAATGAAATCGTGGGAACCGGTACGATTTTTCCCAATGAGCAAGGCGAAGCAAAATTGCACATGCACATTGCCTGCGGCAGAGAAGAATCAACCGTAACCGGATGCGTACGCAACGGTGTCCGGACATGGCACATATTGGAAGTGATCCTTTTTGAGTTGATTGAGACCGACGCTGTACGTGTGTTTGATCCAACCACAGGGTTTGAATTGCTCAATCCATAA
- a CDS encoding epoxyqueuosine reductase QueH, translated as MRVLLHACCGPCTIYPLEVLRGMDMEVMGYFYRHNIHPFTECMKREETLQAYADQMNLKMIWQKGYELEEFLRAVTFREQNRCRYCYHARLKASALVAKKGKFDGFTTTLLYSKFQNHALITEIGQSLAKQYGLKFIYQDFREGWKQGIETSKALDMYRQQYCGCIYSEKDRYYQE; from the coding sequence GTGAGAGTTCTTCTGCACGCCTGCTGCGGCCCGTGCACCATATATCCCCTTGAGGTGTTGCGGGGCATGGATATGGAGGTTATGGGCTATTTTTACCGGCACAATATTCATCCGTTCACCGAGTGCATGAAACGAGAAGAAACCTTGCAGGCCTATGCCGATCAGATGAATCTGAAAATGATATGGCAAAAGGGGTACGAACTTGAAGAATTTTTGCGCGCCGTTACATTCAGGGAACAGAATAGATGCAGATACTGCTATCACGCGCGACTTAAAGCCAGTGCCCTGGTTGCCAAAAAAGGCAAATTTGACGGCTTTACCACCACCCTGCTCTATTCAAAATTCCAGAACCATGCCCTGATCACGGAAATCGGCCAAAGCCTTGCCAAACAATACGGGTTGAAATTCATTTACCAGGATTTTCGTGAAGGCTGGAAACAGGGCATAGAGACCTCAAAAGCCCTGGACATGTACCGCCAGCAGTATTGCGGCTGTATTTACAGTGAAAAAGACCGCTATTATCAAGAGTAA
- a CDS encoding YggS family pyridoxal phosphate-dependent enzyme — protein MQIQSKIKKIHDKIFAAAQKSGRNASDVTLIAVSKRKPSDMIQEAIDAGHRDFGENYIQEAMEKIDILGRESATWHFIGHLQSNKAKFAVKYFDLIHTVDKVKLAKEINRQAEKIGKTQDILLQVNIARETTKSGARENEIVEIAKQVSQFDNLHVSGLMCMPPFFDDPEEARDYFKQLKQLSKDIDRLNLPHTDMTHLSMGMSNDFAVAVEEGATLVRVGTAIFGARL, from the coding sequence ATGCAGATTCAATCCAAAATAAAAAAAATTCATGATAAAATTTTTGCCGCCGCGCAAAAAAGCGGGCGGAATGCATCCGATGTGACCCTTATTGCCGTGAGCAAAAGAAAACCGTCCGACATGATCCAAGAGGCCATTGACGCAGGGCACAGGGACTTTGGAGAAAATTACATCCAGGAAGCCATGGAAAAAATCGACATCCTTGGCAGGGAGTCGGCCACCTGGCATTTTATCGGACATCTTCAATCCAACAAAGCCAAATTTGCGGTCAAGTATTTTGACCTGATTCACACCGTGGATAAGGTCAAACTGGCCAAGGAGATCAACCGCCAGGCTGAAAAAATAGGCAAAACCCAGGATATTCTGCTCCAGGTAAATATTGCCCGGGAAACAACCAAATCCGGTGCCCGGGAAAACGAAATTGTGGAGATCGCAAAACAGGTCAGCCAATTTGATAACCTGCATGTTTCCGGACTGATGTGCATGCCCCCCTTTTTCGATGACCCGGAAGAGGCAAGAGATTATTTCAAACAGCTCAAACAGCTCAGCAAAGATATTGACCGACTCAACCTTCCCCATACGGACATGACCCATTTATCCATGGGCATGAGCAACGATTTTGCCGTGGCAGTTGAAGAAGGGGCAACCCTGGTGCGCGTGGGTACCGCCATCTTTGGAGCAAGATTGTGA
- a CDS encoding radical SAM protein codes for MRCMICEHKCDIPINGTGRCKMIMADAGGIREKYPDRYLAAVDTAIESMPMVHYHPKGTFLQVCTVGCNFDCPGCVSEILTDHLSAIKGQFQQMSPEQILDLAEQTHAQGVMFCFNEPTISFFTFMRLARMAKERGLSAGCATNGYMTEWALKKLVPFLDFVNIGIKGSAPDVCKACGIKDAGPIFRNIKLLHQHGVHVEISAVYRKGREDEVEKTAWNIAALSRQIPFQLMRFLPFGNGEPGDEPTVMAAEALCRRLQQHLDHVYLFNTPGTSFLDSVCPRCGHTIMSRGFFGPMCANLYDYQPQGKCDCGYQLPLEGRIHEEDQHRISGYFGGYRTVNAMNMIRGILAILNMKDKAVADTVMADAVQTDLIDGLYARLNRIDDYLDTVDDFARKTGTQKKAAQYREYVEHRIQRIRELTSDIPRPRVYFCLGHPLIAMFGEKMESCLAETAGAELTNLDLNREKRPGIAIDPQAFARMAPQIIVVADTLAWPPSDVIGWCQENNLSAPALENGKVFGLHPFRSSTNPDWILGLMALCNIIHPDIFDHDLEQEANDFYKTFYGHPFNNGQSPQLPWKENLND; via the coding sequence ATGAGATGTATGATCTGCGAACACAAGTGTGACATTCCCATTAATGGAACAGGGCGGTGCAAGATGATTATGGCGGATGCCGGCGGCATACGCGAAAAATATCCCGACCGTTACCTGGCTGCCGTGGACACCGCCATCGAGTCCATGCCCATGGTGCACTACCACCCCAAAGGCACCTTTCTCCAGGTGTGTACCGTGGGGTGCAACTTCGACTGCCCGGGCTGTGTGTCCGAAATTCTCACCGATCACTTAAGCGCCATCAAGGGGCAGTTCCAGCAGATGTCTCCGGAACAGATACTGGACCTGGCGGAACAGACCCATGCCCAGGGGGTAATGTTCTGTTTTAACGAACCCACGATCTCTTTTTTTACATTCATGCGCCTGGCCCGCATGGCAAAGGAAAGAGGGCTGTCCGCCGGGTGTGCCACCAACGGGTACATGACCGAATGGGCGTTGAAAAAACTTGTGCCCTTTCTTGATTTCGTGAATATCGGCATCAAGGGTTCTGCGCCTGATGTATGCAAAGCGTGCGGGATTAAAGACGCCGGGCCTATTTTTCGGAATATCAAACTTCTCCATCAGCACGGCGTTCATGTGGAGATTTCAGCTGTATACCGCAAAGGCCGGGAAGATGAAGTCGAAAAGACCGCCTGGAATATTGCCGCTTTATCCAGACAGATTCCGTTCCAGCTCATGCGGTTTTTGCCCTTCGGCAACGGAGAGCCCGGAGACGAACCCACAGTGATGGCAGCCGAGGCCCTTTGCCGGCGACTGCAACAGCATCTTGACCATGTCTATCTGTTTAATACGCCCGGCACCTCTTTTCTTGACTCGGTCTGTCCCAGGTGCGGGCATACCATCATGTCCCGGGGATTTTTCGGGCCCATGTGTGCGAATCTTTACGATTATCAGCCCCAGGGCAAATGTGACTGCGGCTATCAACTGCCGCTGGAAGGAAGAATCCACGAAGAAGACCAGCATCGTATTTCAGGGTATTTCGGCGGTTACCGCACCGTGAACGCCATGAACATGATCCGCGGGATTTTGGCGATTTTAAATATGAAGGACAAGGCCGTTGCCGATACGGTCATGGCGGATGCGGTGCAAACGGATCTCATTGACGGTCTGTATGCCAGGCTGAACCGGATTGATGACTACCTTGACACGGTGGATGACTTTGCCCGAAAAACAGGGACGCAAAAAAAAGCGGCCCAATACCGGGAATATGTTGAACACCGGATCCAGCGGATCAGGGAGCTGACCTCAGATATTCCCAGGCCCAGGGTATACTTCTGCCTGGGGCATCCCCTGATCGCCATGTTCGGGGAAAAGATGGAATCGTGTCTGGCCGAGACCGCCGGTGCGGAACTCACCAATCTGGATCTGAACCGGGAGAAACGACCGGGTATTGCCATAGATCCCCAGGCCTTTGCGCGCATGGCGCCCCAGATCATTGTGGTGGCGGATACCCTGGCCTGGCCGCCTTCGGACGTCATTGGCTGGTGCCAAGAGAATAACCTGTCTGCCCCGGCCCTTGAAAACGGTAAGGTATTCGGCCTGCATCCCTTTCGCAGCTCCACCAATCCGGACTGGATATTAGGGCTCATGGCGCTGTGCAATATTATTCACCCGGATATTTTTGACCATGACCTTGAACAAGAGGCTAACGATTTTTACAAAACATTTTACGGACATCCCTTTAATAACGGCCAGTCGCCCCAACTTCCCTGGAAGGAGAACTTAAATGACTGA
- a CDS encoding RsmE family RNA methyltransferase, with translation MQKFLIDKDALGAGRVLIQGQDAKHICKVLRLKPKDTVSMTDGHGTDFTGCIEKAALDCVEVSILTEQKSHTESALDLTLCTAMLKHNKMDEIIKQITQLGVTRWIPFYCKRSIPLSGQKRETKQIERWQTIARESLKQCRRSRLVDIMPPMDFQQVLDFSKGCSHRFAFWEASDHPLAGTIFHGAGKAVILIGPEGGFEAQEIQDAVDAGFTSYSLGPRILRAETAAVSACALIQYLLGDMGGAWE, from the coding sequence ATGCAGAAATTTTTAATTGATAAAGACGCGTTAGGCGCGGGCAGGGTCCTCATCCAGGGCCAGGATGCCAAACACATATGCAAGGTGCTCAGGCTAAAGCCCAAAGATACCGTTTCCATGACCGACGGCCATGGTACCGACTTTACAGGGTGCATAGAAAAAGCCGCTTTGGACTGTGTGGAAGTGTCAATATTAACCGAGCAGAAAAGCCACACCGAGTCCGCCCTTGATCTGACCTTGTGTACGGCCATGCTTAAACACAACAAGATGGATGAGATCATCAAACAGATTACCCAGCTTGGGGTAACCCGCTGGATTCCTTTCTATTGCAAAAGATCCATACCATTGTCGGGCCAAAAAAGGGAGACAAAGCAGATTGAGCGGTGGCAGACCATTGCCAGAGAATCTTTGAAGCAGTGCCGGCGATCCCGTCTTGTGGACATTATGCCGCCCATGGATTTTCAACAGGTTCTGGACTTTTCAAAGGGGTGTTCCCATCGATTTGCCTTCTGGGAAGCCTCGGATCACCCCCTTGCCGGAACCATTTTCCATGGGGCCGGCAAAGCGGTTATCCTGATCGGGCCCGAAGGGGGATTCGAGGCGCAGGAGATCCAGGATGCCGTTGACGCAGGGTTTACAAGCTATTCCCTTGGACCCAGAATCCTGAGGGCTGAAACGGCTGCAGTCTCGGCCTGTGCGTTAATTCAGTATCTGCTGGGTGATATGGGCGGGGCCTGGGAATAA